A segment of the Leptolyngbya sp. NIES-3755 genome:
TCTATGCAGAACGAAAGCCTTCCTAAGTTAAATTTTAGGGAGGCTTTTGTCTTATGAATTAATAATGTTGTCTGAACTGCCTTACTCGCATATCTATTGCATCTTTCAACCGGAATCTAGAGCAGCAATTCTTAGCTGGTTTGCGGATTATGATGTGGCGCGATCGCACAAAGAAGCCTTCATTAATGTTCTAATTAATTTCGACGATCGCTGTAATCACTTCTTCAGCCATCAAGCCTATTTCCTGGCAGCAGAGGCGATCGCATTTTTCCCAGATTGCTCACAAGCCGATGCGATCGTAGGTCAACTTCTCAAGTGGAGCTATTCCTTTTGCCGAACTTCAAAAAGCGATTGGAAGATTTATCCGAGAGCTTTGACAATCGCTGCACGAGAAGCATTAAAGAGAACTGATATTAAGCGAGTGGCAAATCGGTTAGCTGAAGTGATACATACAGCAGATAGTTTGGTTGTTCTTCGACGTGCTGCTGAGGAATTAGGAAGATTGAATCCGGGTGATGAGAGTGCGATCGCAGCCTTAGAACGGTTAATTCAGTACCCTCAACCTCTTCGGAACAGCATCGAAGCAATAACAAGTCTAATTGTTATTGATCCTCAGAACCCTCTCATTGTTTCTAGTCTGCTTGAGATTATTAATTCAGATGAGGCTGGATTTTATGTTCTTCGGGATGCTATGTGGGCGCTTAGGGAAGTTGCAGTTCGAGATGAAGCTGCGATTAAAACGACCTGTGAATTTATAGATCGAATGCAGCAACATATTGAATGTCAATCGGATAAGCAGCTATCTGAAGATCACCCTGATCTATTTCTCTGTAATCAAAGCGTGAAATTGCTTGGTGTAATTGGAGTTGGCAGTCAGCCTGCAATTTCGTCATTGTTGAGTTCACTTAGGCAAACAGGTTTTTATGCACATGAGTTTTACCCGTCAGAGCAATTTTTTGGGTGTGAAGCAGTAGATGCACTGGGTAGTGTTGCGATCGACAATTCAACCGCAATCGCTGAACTTACTCAGATGCTTTCCGATGCTCAAGAACCTTTATTATGCTGTCATGTTGCAGCAGCATTGTTGAGGATTGACAGGAATAATTCCAAAGCAATGACGGTTCTTACTGAGATTTTAGAAACTGCTCAGGTTGCTCAAACTGAAGTGAAGTTGCTAGAGCTTGAAACGTTCAGTCGATCTGAATTAAGAGAACTTCCAGAATATCTATTGTGGAGAGCCGCTGATAGTCTTGCACGGAATGATCCTAATTCTCAAAGTGCGATCGGTATCTTAATTCAACTGGTACAAACTTCGATTTCGGATACTCCTTGTCTTCCAATTCTCTATTCTTTGCTCGATATTGATAGTACTAAACAATTGGCAATTAACGCATTAATGCAGCTTCTAGAGACAAAGCCTGATGATTTTCTTTGCGAAGCCTTACCAATTTTTCGTGGTGTTGAAGTTGGAAACGAACTGGTTATAGATGCACTAACCCGACTGATTCAACGATCGCAAAGTCAAAGCAACCGATATGCTGCGGCTGGAGCTTTAGGAACTGTTGATCCAGGTAATTCGTTCGCGATCGCAACATTGATTGAATTGCTGGAATCGGATGATCGGTTTCTTTGGAGCATTGCTCAAGAACTTGGAAACATTGGTATTGATGATGAACAAGCGATCTCAGCTTTGCTCAAATTTGTTCAGACCTTTCAGAGAACAAGCGATCGACGCGATCGCCAAAGACTAACGGATTGCTTTAAGCATCTGAAATCGAAAGAACTTTTATCGTGTGTAGTTCAAGAACTCAAAGACTATCTCGACCCTAAACAGACTGATTTAGATGATGACCAGTTTGAAGGTGGCGCATATTTTGAGTGGGAAGATGTCGAGGGAGTCCGTTCTGAGGTTGCTTATCAAATCATTTGGAATTGTGCCCAGAATATGAGCTATCCCGATTTCTATCAGGCTTGGACAGGTGAGGGGCTTTAGATTCGACGCATAACTTGAGGAGCGGCGATCGCATAATTCCCCTCTTCAACTAAATACATTCCTGACCAACTCGCTAACAATTGCTTAGACAACTGCTGAATTTCTGCCTGTTGTGTCACTCCCATTCGCCACTCTGCGGGAAGTTCGATCGTGCTGTTATATGCCCCAGAAAGTGCCCCAGTTAGCGCCGCAACGCCTGGAACCTGATAGCGGGTTTGAATGGCTCTTTGAATCGATAAACGGAAGTCTCCAGGGGTGCTGAGAAAACAGTAGAGAGCAAGCGCGATCGCAGCATCTCCAGTGGTTGCATCACTTAAGGTCAGAATTAACTGTGTGGCATCTTCTAGCCCGATTCCTTGCTGTACCATTGTTTCGACTTGTTGGAGACGTTGAAGCTTGGGAATGCCTTCGGGTGGGGCGAGTAATGCCTCGAACATTGAAGAGACGAATCGACGGGGCGTGAGCGATTCGAGTAGGGCTTGGGAAAGGGTGTAACCGATCGCTAATAAATCGAGTTCGGATACTGCCGGATTTTGCCAGAGTTTGAGAACGGCTTCGATGTTTTGGCGGAGTTTCGGAAAATCTTCGTGGAAGAACAGGAAGACCGGGAGAAGCGCGATCGCAGATTCAGCAGTTGTGAGCGGTTCTCGGAAGATCGGATCGCTAGGATTCTCAGCACGATTAGGATTAATCAACGATTCAGCGTAGAAGTGCATGAAATCAAAGGAATCGCGGTGGGCAGGAACGCGACCGGAGGTTTGAATTCCGATCGTTTCACCGACGATCGCGCCTATCATTGCGGCTTGAAATCGATAGAGAAGTGCAGACTGCATGATTATTTCTCGAAACCTAGTGTAAAATTTTCGCTGATCTGACTCGCTTTTGGCTGATTTAATGTGAAGGCAACCTTACCCCAAAAATCCCGTCTCATGATTCGTCTTCAATCTCGTTTGTTTATGCAGAGTTTACGATCGATTGTTCTTTCAGTCGTGCTCATGATGGTTACGATCATTCCTGGACTGGCGCAAGCTCCAACTCGATCAATTCTTAGAGTAGGCAGTCAAGGCACAGATGTCACTGAGTTACAAAGCACCTTGAAGCTTCTAGGGTACTACGCGGGCGCGGTCAATGGTGTGTTTGAAGAAAGTACCGCTCAAGCCGTAACCCGCTTTCAGTCGTCTGCTGGGATCACAGCAGATGGCATTGTTGGCTCTGAGACTTGGAATCGCTTGTTTCCGACTTCTGAGCCTGTTGCTGTGAATCCACCGCAGAGACCGCAAACTCCAGTTGAATCACGTCGTCCTGAGCCTGCACCAAGTGGAGAATTTCCAATTTTGCGGCGGGGGGCGAGAGGGGAAGCAGTCCGAGGATTGCAGAATCGATTGAGCGCGATCGGTGTTTATCAGGGTGAAGTTGATGGAATCTTTGGACCGGGAACGGAAGAAGCGGTGAAAGCGGCTCAGAGTAAGTTTGGATTGGAAGCGGATGGAGTTGTTGGAGGGGCGACTTGGGCGGCGATTTTGCGGTAGATTAGCGCGATCATTGCAGTCGGTGAAGGGCTGTAAACATTGGTGAATTGAATGTGCTGCGCTAGGGCAGGAATGCTACTTTAGATTCAAGACACAAAAGAAGTTGAAACCCTTCTTCCAAGCAAGATTAAAGCCTGTGTCTCCTGCTTTAGTCGCCTCGCAAAAGTCTAGGAAACATCACTAACGATCGCACTTCAATTTGATTGAGATTTGTCTCGTTCACTTCAGATTATTGGTTCGTTGAGGCAAACAAAGGTCAGATGAAAACTACAGCCTGATTTGGCTGGATGCGTAGTGGTTGTTGATGAGAAAGTTTGCGATTTCTGTCCACCTTACTTGTTACTTCTTGTTCAAGCTACACATACAACTAAGTGACTACAGCTTTCGGGGTTTGGCGATTTGCCAGACCCTTTGATGTTTTTATCGAAATTGCTCTTGCCAATTTCCTGAGATTTGGATTAGAAATAACTAGAGGTTGCTTTCTAGATTCGACGAAAGCTTGATTCCTCTCACCACGATTTTAACTGCGGCTGCTGAACCCTAGTCACCCTTCTCTTCAATCTTTTTGAGCCATTGGTTGGCTCTGACTTGTTTATGCAGCCTAAAAATCTTTCTCGGCTTCTGAGAGCTTTTGTTGTTCGGCATCACATGGAGTGGGAAGACTGCGATCGCGCTTTGATCTGACTCGTGCGGGTGCAAACGAAACGGAGGCATCGTTGGGATTAACTGGAGTGGGTTGTATTACATTACGGGAGGAACGTCGGATCGAAGAAGCACCTGCGGCTTATAAGCCCATTACGCCTGTGATTGATGCTCAGGTTCAAGCAGGATTGGTCGAGGTGGTGGCTCGATTGCATCCAATTCTGACATTCAAAGCTTAATACGATCCTTCAATACTGGAAGTTGCAGAGTTATTCAACAACTTCCAGCATTCGGACTACGATTCTTTCAATAGATCCACTGTTTCTTTCACCTTCAGATTCAATGGCACTTTTAACGCGACTCGCTGCTGCAAACTGGTTTGATAGCGCCCCAATGCTGTGAGCGAAAAATGTTGCTGATAGAGATGGTATTTCAGATAGAAATGTCCTGGGAATCCTGTGCCAGTAAAGAAATCTTCGTTCCAAGCACCGTCTTTCTGGGTTTGAATAAGATACGCGATCGCTTTGTCGATCGCATCCCATTCATAGCTTCCAGTTCCATCTCCCGCTGCTAACAATCCAATGATCGCCCAAGCGGTTTGAGAGGCAGTACTTTCACCTTTACCTTTGAGCGTCGGATCTTTGTAGCTTTCGCAGGTTTCGCCCCAACCGCCATCGGGGTTTTGCACTTGAGCTAACCAGTTCGCACCTCGTTCAATGCTGCGTCGATGTGTGTTGGGAGCGACCTTCGATAATGCTGCTAAAACGCCGCTTGTTCCATAGATGTAATTTACGCCCCAACGCCCGAACCATGAACCATCTGACTCCTGTTCACGAACAAGGTAGGACAAAGCTCGATCGAGTCTTTCCGGTGTTAAAGCTGCATAGTGTTTTGGATCTCCCGATTGAAGTTGCCCTAACATTTCCAAAACTCGCGCCGTTACATCAGCAGTATTCGGATCAATCATCGCTTTAAGATCACCGTAAGGCATCGCGTTCAGCCAATCTTGATCGTTATCAAGATCAAACGCTGCCCAGCCTCCGGGCTTACATTGCATCGTGCTAATCCAGTTCACACAACGAACGATCGCTTGTTGTTTCTCGCCTTCATTCGGCATCTTCAACAAATCAAGCGCCATCACCACGACCGCAGAATCATCGACATCTGGATAAAAGCGATTCTCGAATTCAAATGCCCACGCGCCGGGTTTTCCTTCAGTATTCTTGACTGCCCAATCTCCGTAGCTAAGAATCTGTTTTTCGAGTAGCCATTTGCCTGCTTTTACCAATGTTGGATCAGAGGGAGATACACCGGATTCGATCAGCGATCGTATCACCAGTCCCGTATCCCAAACCGGAGAGATACAAGGCTGGATTCGATAGCTGTTGTCTTCTTCAATGGCAAAATTGTCGATCGCTCTTAGTCCCCGTGCCACATACGGATCATTCGCGTCGTATCCCAGACAGCGTAATGCAATCAATGAATTGATCATGGCTGGAATAATGCCGCCCCAATCTCCGGTTGCTTCCTGGCGTTCGAGAATCCATTTCTCAGCGGCTTTGATGCCTTCTTCACGGAAGGGCATTAGGTTCAAATCTTCGGCGAATTTGAACGCTCGATCGAGGTCTAAAAACAAATCCGTCCAATCCGATTTTCGCGGCAGTTCGTACACAGCATTGTGAATGCCCTCGACATAGAGTTCATCGAGCGTAATAGCAGAATCGGTGATGAAAACGGGTTTACGATCGAATGCAATCAACAATGGAACGGTACTCCCTCGCGCCCAACTCGACATTTCGTAAATGCTGAAGGTATGACCCGAAAACAATGGCTCCGAGCTAAATGGATTGGGAATCTCAACTTTGAGCGAGGGCAGAAACATGATCCACGGGGGAAGCGAAGGAATGCCACGCCAATCGAAACAGCCAATCAGAGCTAGATGGAACTTAGTAAAGATGCGAGTTTTAGTAATTCCGCCTCGTGCCAGGATAAATTCTTTCGCTCGAACTAGGGCAGGATCAGCCGACGAAACACCGAGCAATCTGAGTGCCATGTAAGCTTCGACTGTTGTACTCAGATCGCCGCCATCGTTGTAGTACAATTCCCAACCGCCGTGATCCCGCTGCTCTGCGCGTAAATAGTTTTCAGCTTTGTGCAAGGGGCGTTCCCGATCGGTTCCCCAAATTTTATGAAGCAAAATCGTTTCAGCCGTAATCGTCACATTCGATTCGAGTTCCGCCCACCAGTAACCCTCTGGCTTTTGTAGTGATAATAGATACTGCTGGCTTGCTGAGATTGCGTTTTCTAATGATTGTTTCTGCATTCTAAGACTCCTCACACCAAATCCTGACCAACAAGTGCTGTTCTCCTCAGCGCTAATCTACTTGACTTTTACGATCGACCGAGTATTGATTGTAATGTTTTCATCAATGCGACTGAACACGCTAATGGTGATTTTGACATGAGTGAGATGATTCTTGGGTTCTCGATCGTAAGTTTATTGATTTGGATCTATCTGTTGTTGTTCCGGGGACAGTTTTGGCAAATGGATCAACGGCTGCCAGAGGGAAATCAGCAAACGGCTTCGGTGTGTGTGGTGATTCCAGCGCGAAATGAGGCAGATTTGTTGCCGATCACTTTACGATCGCTGTTGACTCAATCGTATTCGGGTTCGCTCAAGGTCATTCTGGTCGATGATCACAGCACTGATGGAACCGCAGAAGTGGCACGAGAAACAGCGGCAAGTTTGGGAAAATCTGAGCAGTTACAAATTCTTTCGGCTCAACCGTTACCCGCAGGTTGGACAGGGAAACTTTGGGCATTAGAACAAGGCATCCAGAAAGGAATGGAGTTAGAGCCAGATTATTTTCTGTTGACGGATGCCGATATTGAACATGATTCGGATAACGTGCAGAATTTGGTCAGTCATGCGATCGAGGACGATCGAGAATTAGTCTCGCTCATGGTCAGACTCCGCTGCGTTAGCTTTTGGGAGAAGTTACTCATTCCTGCATTTGTATTCTTTTTTGCAAAGCTCTATCCGTTTCGGTGGGCAAATGATCCGAATAGATCGTTAGCGGCAGCCGCAGGAGGATGTAGTTTAATCCGCAGAGAAGCCTTAACTCGAATCGGAGGAGTCGCAGCAATTCGACAGGCGTTAATCGATGATTGTGCGTTAGCAGATGCGATTAAATCAACTGGATCACATCGGATTTGGTTGGGATTGACTCAGACAACGATCAGCTTACGTCCTTATGATTCACTTGATACGATCTGGACTATGGTTTCTCGTACTGCTTATACTCAGCTAGATTATTCTCCTTTGCTGTTGATCGGAGCAGTACTTGGAATGTTTATGATTTATCTGTTTCCTGTACTTGGAATCTTAACTGGAAGCTTAATTAGTGTATTAACTTATTTATTGATGTCTCTGTCGTACTTTCCGATCGTACAATTTTATCGATGTTCGTTTTGGTATACGTTTTGTTTACCCGCGATCGCATTTCTCTATTTGTTAATGACGATCGATTCTGCAATCAAACATTGGCGCGGTCAGGGTGGCGCATGGAAAGGACGAACCTACTAATTTCTGCATCTACTATGAGAACTCTCAAATTCTTCTTTGTGCTGGCGTTCACTTTTGCGATCGTATTTCTGTTGTCTCGTCCGGTTCAAGCACAACTGAATCCGACCGTGTTCGTAGATATTCGATCGATTAATCCTCGAATTGCGCTCGACATTCGTTACGCAACCCGAAACAACTTTGTCAAAGAAACGCTTTATCCACAAGCTCGATGTATTCTTCGGGCTGCAACAGCACAACAACTCTCACAAGTGCAAACCGATTTAGAAAGACGTGGACTTGGACTGAAAGTATTCGATTGTTATCGCCCGTTATCGGTTCAGAAACGATTGTGGCAAATCAAGCCTGATTCGCGATTTGTCGCAGATCCAGCGATCGGGTCACGACACAATCGGGGAGCGGCGGTTGATTTAACAGTGGTCGATCGAACTGGGAAAGAATTACCCATGCCAACCGGATTCGATGATTTCTCAGAACGAGCCAGTCTGAGCTACAACAATTTACCTGCTGAAGTTCTGCGAAATCGTCAATTGCTCCAAGATGCAATGGTGAGAGCAGGATTTACCCCACTCTCAACCGAATGGTGGCACTTTGATGGGCGAGGCTGGCAAAACTTCTCAGTTCGAGATGTTGCCTTTGGTGCAATTCCATCACCCTCGCTCAATAATTCCGCCACCCAGTAGCACTTCACCGTCATACCAAACCGCTGCTTGTCCCGGTGTGATACTAAACTGGGGTTCATCGAACACGATTCGCACTCGATTGTCTTCCAGTGGAATCACCGTTGCGGGTGTAGCAGTCGATCGATAACGAATTTGCACATCCGCTTTAATCGGGGCAGACGGAGGCGCGATCGAGACCCAATTAATCCGCGCTACCGTACACTCAAGGTTCTGCGCTTCCGATCGTTCTCCCACGATCACTCGATTTCGAGCGGCATCCAACCCAATGACGTAAAGCGGCTCAGTGTGAGCGATTCCCAATCCTTTGCGCTGTCCAATCGTGTAATGATGTACGCCCTCATGCTGACCGAGCACTTTCCCAGAGCGATCGACAATTTCACCTTGATGCGGTGCAATGTACTTATCCAAAAACGCCTGCATCGAACCGTTCGCTTCTACTAAGCAGAGATCCTGACTTTCGGGCTTGTCTGCGGTGTGAAGTCCAAACGATGCTGCAATTTGACGGGTTTCGGTTTTGTGCTTCTCACCGAGCGGGAAGACGACTTGCGAAAGCACTGCTTGATCAAGATCGTAGAGAAAATAAGACTGATCTTTTGATCGATCAACGGCTCTCAACAATTGGTAGCGTCCATTCTCAAACCGAATTCGCGCATAGTGACCCGTAGCGATCTTGTCGATCCCCAACGTTTCCTGTGCATACTTCAGCATCGGTGTAAATTTCACCGCTTTGTTACATTGCGAACAGGGCAATGGCGTAATCCCATCACCATACCCAGTCACCAAGTAATCGATAATATTTTCCTGAAACACATCGCGGCTATCAACAATGTGATGCGGAATGCCTAACTCCTCACAAAGTTTTGCCGCATCGACCATGCCTTCAGAGCAGCATTGACCCTTCCCTTTCATCAACCAAAGGGTCAAGCCAACCACTTCATAGCCTTGATCGTGCAACGTAGCAGCCGCAACTGAGCTATCGACTCCTCCAGAGAGTCCGACCACAACTTTGTTCATCGGAGTTTCGCAATCTATATCTCTTCTAAGCTAACATTTCGCCACGAAATTGGCTTAATCCTGCAATCTCTCCAGACAAAGTTGCCGGAAATGATCCCCCCGCTGCTCGAAGTTCTGATACTGGTCAAAACTGGCACAAGCAGGAGATAAAAGCACGACTTGAGCAGAATGTTGCTTGGCGAGAGTGGTCGATCGCTCAACTGCCCGTTCCATTGTGCCAACATCCTCATAGTTTGAGTAACCCACATCCTCAAGCCGTTTCCCAAACGTTGGTGCAGCTTCTCCAATTAGCAACACAAAAGCAGCTTTCTTTTGAATCACATTGAGCCATGCTTGATCTTCCCCAATTTTTGGTTCTCCCCCTGCAATCAAAATCACTGGAGATTTCACCGCAGCTAATCCAACCTCTGCTGCATCATAGTTCGTCGCTTTACTATCATTGATGAAGTCAACTCCTTGCCAGGTGCAGATATGTTCTAACCGATGAGGAACACCCGGAAATTCTGAAACTGCTTGTGCGATCGCATCTTTTTCAATTCCGGCTAACCGCGCCGCAGCAACCGACATCAATAGATTCTGCAAATTATGTGCCCCAGGCATTTTAAGAGCATCGGCTTGAACGATCTTTTCACCTTGTACGATCGCCCAACCCTCCTCAATATAAGCTCCAAATTCTGGCTTGCCAATTAGCTCAGATTTACCTTTCACACTTGTCCAGCAAGCATTCTCTTGAATCGGATAGCTTTGCTGCAATCCAATGTTTCGCAGATACAGATCATCCCCATTAAAAATCTGTTGCTTAGATTGATTCAGCAAACTCGCTTTAATGTTGAAATAGTTCTCTAAGGTTTTGTGGCGACTGAGATGATCCGGGGTAAACGTTGTCCAGATGGCGATTTCAGGCTGAATTGATGAAGAAGATTCGATCTGATAGCTACTAATTTCTGCGATCGCCCAATCAATCTTTTGATCTAACAATGCAACCTCACAAGCTGCATATCCAATGTTGCCAAATGCAGGTGCATGAAATCCTGCTTTCTCAAAGATTGCAGCAGTTAAAGCAGTCGTTGTTGTTTTACCATTCGTTCCCGTGATTGCTACCCAAGGCACATCACTCAAAGCTCTCCAAGCGAGTTCCATTTCACCGATCGTATCAATGTTCATCGATCGAGCAGTGACCAAGCTTGGAACATCCCACGGCACACCCGGACTCACCACAATCAAATCTGGCTGCACTGATTCGGAATCAAATTGATCGCCTAATCGAACATTGATATCTTCTGATAAAAGCTCTTGCTGTTGGGTTTCGAGAGCGGGAGAAGAACCGCGATCGCTAATCGTTACTTGCCATCCTTGGCGTTTGAGCAGTCGGGCGGCAGCGTTGCCAGATTTCCCCAACCCAATCACAGAAGCATTCGGCATAGTCACGATCGCAGTTACTCTTTTTGCATTTCTAATCCTACTCCGTAATGTTTCAGAATATATGACATGATGATTTCTGCCATCAAGTAATTTCGCTAGAATGAGTTCACCGATTTATCCAACTCCAGCACAAGAAGCAAGATGCGTCTTACTTTGCATGAATTTAACAAGAATGTATGTTCCAATTTATCTTGTGCGACTTGATGAGCGAAATAGAAACATCATTTTGCTAGCTGGCGAAGAGATTGAGATTTGTATTTCTGAAGACGGAGAATGGGGGTACATAGAGTCAACTACCTCACCCACAAGGGGATGAGGCTTGCACTTCCACATCCAACTAGCCGTCTAGAAGTCGGAGCGCAATAGGCGGATTGACTGCCGCCCGAAGTATTCAATTCTTTTGCAAGGAGCCGCTAAAATGCTCGTCCCTCTCTTCCAAAAAGCCGAAGCTTCTGAAACGGTTTCTCCTGTAGTGCGTAGCCTTGCAGCGAGTGCCTTGATTAAGGAAGTGGGCTTGTCGTACAAGCAACTATATCAAGGTTCTTCGTTCATTGCAAAGAAAATTGCCAGTCTGCGGGGCATTGAACCCCTTGACTGGCGCTCCTATCTCTCCCAACCCACAAGGGGATTGGGTTTCTCGGAGGTTTTATGAAACCTGATTATTTAGCGATGACTAGGGCGGAGTTGAGAGCTTATGTATTGTCTCACCATGAAGATACAGAAGCTTTCCATGTGCTTGCCGATCGAATTTTGGCAGATCCGAATCTGAAGGTCTATTCCCCTGAAGATGTCGATCGCTTTCCTGAAATTTACGAGGAACATCGCAAGCGTAAAGAAGCCGAAAAGAATTCGGGTGAATCTGAGCAAAATTAATTCAGGTTGAAAAGGGGAATGAAATCGAGTTCCCCTTTTGTTTTTTATGCGCCAACCGCTTCTTTTGCAGCGTAGAGCACTTCAGCCGTGATTTGAGTGATATTGCGATCGCGGGCAAATTTCTCAGTATTCCGCTTCACTTTACCCCGCACAAATCCCGGAATCCGATTCAGTTCCGCCAATCCATCCTTGCTCCAACCCAGATCCGACTCTGCCGAAACCGATTTGGTAATGACTTCTTTCGTATCGTGACCGCCAAAGATTTCGAGCAAGTGATCTTCCATTCCGAGTGTGAACGAGTTGTAGATCAAATCGACAATCTGATTACTGCCTTCATAGCCTACGAATGGTTTATATCCGACTGGGAAGTTCTGAATGTGAATCGGAGCCGCGATCACACCGCAGGGAATATCCAATCGTTTTCCGACGTGGCGTTCCATCTGAGTGCCAAAAATTGCAGCAGGTTCAAGACGGGCGATCGCATCTGCAATTTGTCCATGATCTTCACTGATCAAAACATCATCACAGTACTCGCTCACTTGATTTCTAAACCATTCTGCATCGTACTTACAATAGGTTCCTGCCAGCAACACATGAATCCCCATTTCACGCGAGAGAATCTTGGTAATAGCTGCCGCGTGAGTGCTATCTCCGAAGACGACTGCTTTTTTGCCGGTCAGGTTTTGGCAATCAATCGATCGAGAAAACCAAGCTGCCTGCGACACATATCGCGTTTGCTGATCAATCAATGATTCATAGTTCACATCCGCACCTTGAGCATTGATCACTTGCTGAATTTTGCGAATACAACGTGCTGTTTCAACAATGCCCATTGGCGTAATGTCTACATACGGCATTCCAAATTCTTGCTGCAAATATTCCGCTGCAAGCATTCCCGTCTCACGATACGGAACTAAGTTAAACCAAGCGCGAGGCAAGGTTTTAAGCTCATGCACACTTGCACCCTGAGGCACGATCGCATTCACTTCAATCCCCAAATCAGCCATGAACTTCTTCAGTTCAGTCGCATCATGATTGTGATGAAATCCAAGTGTCGTCAGTCCAAAAATGTTCACCGAAGGCTTCTCAGTCTTTTCCGTCACTAAATCGCCTTTCTTCCGAGCTTTTGCGATGTAGAACTGTACAATCTGTTGCAATGTTCGATCGGCAGCTTGTAGCTCATTCACACGATAGTGATTCACATCCGCCAACATGACATCACACTGAGCTTCAATCTGCGCCCGCTCCACAAAATTCTGCAAATCTTCCTGCAAAATGCTCGATGTACAAGTCGGAGTCAGAACGATCAAATCAGGATGTTCTTCGCCATCTTTGCGCGTGATGTTATCGACCACTTTTTCTTGCGAACCACGAGCGAGAACATGACGATCGACGACGCTGGTTGTGACCGGAGTATAGTCTCGTTCTCGCTCTAACATTGATCGCATGACATTGAAATAGTCATCGCCCAAGGGAGCGTGCATAATCGCGTGAACATTCTTAAAAGAACTGGCAATGCGGAGTGTGCCAATGTGTGCGGGTCCTGCATACATCCAGTAAGCTAATTTCATATCGGTGTCTCCCTTATATGCAGCGGGGTTGAAGTGACTGCTTTAGCATTGTCGCAAAGTTGTCGATCGCATCGGGGATTTGCTTTGTGATGTGTTACGCGATCGCACAAAACTTCAAGAAGCTACA
Coding sequences within it:
- a CDS encoding UDP-N-acetylmuramoylalanine--D-glutamate ligase (similar to AA sequence:cyanobase_aa:LBDG_33250) — translated: MPNASVIGLGKSGNAAARLLKRQGWQVTISDRGSSPALETQQQELLSEDINVRLGDQFDSESVQPDLIVVSPGVPWDVPSLVTARSMNIDTIGEMELAWRALSDVPWVAITGTNGKTTTTALTAAIFEKAGFHAPAFGNIGYAACEVALLDQKIDWAIAEISSYQIESSSSIQPEIAIWTTFTPDHLSRHKTLENYFNIKASLLNQSKQQIFNGDDLYLRNIGLQQSYPIQENACWTSVKGKSELIGKPEFGAYIEEGWAIVQGEKIVQADALKMPGAHNLQNLLMSVAAARLAGIEKDAIAQAVSEFPGVPHRLEHICTWQGVDFINDSKATNYDAAEVGLAAVKSPVILIAGGEPKIGEDQAWLNVIQKKAAFVLLIGEAAPTFGKRLEDVGYSNYEDVGTMERAVERSTTLAKQHSAQVVLLSPACASFDQYQNFEQRGDHFRQLCLERLQD
- a CDS encoding hopene-associated glycosyltransferase HpnB (similar to AA sequence:cyanobase_aa:LBDG_51580), with product MSEMILGFSIVSLLIWIYLLLFRGQFWQMDQRLPEGNQQTASVCVVIPARNEADLLPITLRSLLTQSYSGSLKVILVDDHSTDGTAEVARETAASLGKSEQLQILSAQPLPAGWTGKLWALEQGIQKGMELEPDYFLLTDADIEHDSDNVQNLVSHAIEDDRELVSLMVRLRCVSFWEKLLIPAFVFFFAKLYPFRWANDPNRSLAAAAGGCSLIRREALTRIGGVAAIRQALIDDCALADAIKSTGSHRIWLGLTQTTISLRPYDSLDTIWTMVSRTAYTQLDYSPLLLIGAVLGMFMIYLFPVLGILTGSLISVLTYLLMSLSYFPIVQFYRCSFWYTFCLPAIAFLYLLMTIDSAIKHWRGQGGAWKGRTY
- a CDS encoding tRNA-specific 2-thiouridylase mnmA (similar to AA sequence:cyanobase_aa:LBDG_51480); this encodes MNKVVVGLSGGVDSSVAAATLHDQGYEVVGLTLWLMKGKGQCCSEGMVDAAKLCEELGIPHHIVDSRDVFQENIIDYLVTGYGDGITPLPCSQCNKAVKFTPMLKYAQETLGIDKIATGHYARIRFENGRYQLLRAVDRSKDQSYFLYDLDQAVLSQVVFPLGEKHKTETRQIAASFGLHTADKPESQDLCLVEANGSMQAFLDKYIAPHQGEIVDRSGKVLGQHEGVHHYTIGQRKGLGIAHTEPLYVIGLDAARNRVIVGERSEAQNLECTVARINWVSIAPPSAPIKADVQIRYRSTATPATVIPLEDNRVRIVFDEPQFSITPGQAAVWYDGEVLLGGGIIERG
- a CDS encoding hypothetical protein (similar to AA sequence:cyanobase_aa:PCC8801_1462); the encoded protein is MSSPIYPTPAQEARCVLLCMNLTRMYVPIYLVRLDERNRNIILLAGEEIEICISEDGEWGYIESTTSPTRG
- a CDS encoding peptidase M15D vanX D-ala-D-ala dipeptidase (similar to AA sequence:cyanobase_aa:LBDG_51470), whose amino-acid sequence is MRTLKFFFVLAFTFAIVFLLSRPVQAQLNPTVFVDIRSINPRIALDIRYATRNNFVKETLYPQARCILRAATAQQLSQVQTDLERRGLGLKVFDCYRPLSVQKRLWQIKPDSRFVADPAIGSRHNRGAAVDLTVVDRTGKELPMPTGFDDFSERASLSYNNLPAEVLRNRQLLQDAMVRAGFTPLSTEWWHFDGRGWQNFSVRDVAFGAIPSPSLNNSATQ
- a CDS encoding hypothetical protein (similar to AA sequence:cyanobase_aa:MAE51760) → MKPDYLAMTRAELRAYVLSHHEDTEAFHVLADRILADPNLKVYSPEDVDRFPEIYEEHRKRKEAEKNSGESEQN